The DNA region CTGGTCCAGTCGGTCAGTGTTGTTGGCCAGCTCATAAAAGCTGTATTGATGGCGGCCAGTACCGAGATAAAGTGATGCATCGCCCAGCGCGGAGTGTTGATCTACCAGCAGGCATTTGCGCTGGTTACGTCCAGTAAGCTCCAACGCAAGGTGTAGTGCCAGGGATGTAACGCCGGTGCCGCCCTTGGCGCCGATCAGAGTAATGATCTTGCCATGGACTTTGGAGCGCGTTCTTTCCTTCTGCTTCGCTTCCACCCGCGCCAACCCGTCAAGAACGCGATCGTTCTGGATAGGTTTCAGCAGGTACTCAATGCAGCCCACGCGCATGGCCGCAATGATCCGTTCAGGTTCAGTGTTTGCCGAAACCGCAAACACATGCACGTCCGGATAGTTATTCCGCAAATGTTCCGTAATCCATATGGCCTGCTCATTGTTTCGATCGTAGTCAATAAAGCAGACACGGGTCCGCGCCTTCTCTCCGGCGCGGCCAACTTCACGCTCCGCTCCGGAATAGCCTTCAACGCTTGCTGCCATCGCCGCTCCCGGCACCGCGAGCATAAAGTTGGCCAGCGTGCGATAGGACATTGCGTCAAGCCCTACCGTGGTTACTGCAATACTTGCTGTATTCGCCGCCGAAGTTATGTTTCCTTGTGTAGCCATTACCTATTACCACCTGAAGGAATCTTGGAATCGAAATGTTTGGGATCCAGGGGTGTCGTAGGGCCCTTGGGTAACTGTGGAGGTTCTATTGGTGCTGAGGCCGGATCAACGATTGAAGGAGTAACGATTACTACCAGTTCGGAGTTGGTCTTGCTGACCGTCTTGGAGTGGAAAAGCAGGCCCAGTATTGGAATATCACCGATGCCCGGTACTTTGGAATACTGGGAAACGGTTCGCTGGTCAAGCAGCCCCGCGATGCCGAAGCTCTGCCCATCTCGCAGGTCTACTACTGTTTCAGCATGGCGGGTCGCGATCGCAGGCAGTGTAAAGCCGTTGATGACTACCGCATTGCTGAAATCAAGCGAGCTGACTTCCGGAAATACTTTCAACCGGATCGTATTGTCTTCCTGAATTGTCCCCGTAAATTCCAGCTTCACGCCGAATGGCTTGAACTGCACAGATACGGTATTGGCGCCGGCCACGCCAGAAACCACCGGGTAAGGTAGTTCACCGCCGGCCAGAAACCTTGCCGCTTCGCCGTTTGCGGCCAGCAGGTTCGGCTCGGCCAGGATCTGCAGCAGATTCCGTTGCTGCAGGTCTCTAATGGTTGCGCCCAGATTGATATCAGGGCGGAAGATAAAAATATTGAGCAGATCGCTCAGGCCGATCGTACTGGATGGCACACCGGTTCCAGTGCCGGTGCCGCCGCCAGAGTTGTCGTTTTTCACCAGCTGCGGCGGAGCGAATTGCTGGGTGCCAATGACGCCGA from Terriglobia bacterium includes:
- a CDS encoding AAA family ATPase translates to MATQGNITSAANTASIAVTTVGLDAMSYRTLANFMLAVPGAAMAASVEGYSGAEREVGRAGEKARTRVCFIDYDRNNEQAIWITEHLRNNYPDVHVFAVSANTEPERIIAAMRVGCIEYLLKPIQNDRVLDGLARVEAKQKERTRSKVHGKIITLIGAKGGTGVTSLALHLALELTGRNQRKCLLVDQHSALGDASLYLGTGRHQYSFYELANNTDRLDQELLQGFLLRHNSGLHLLDSPETVDVVQKASPSAVERTLAFLGESYQFVVVDCPPGLSDMTLACISQSDRVVIVLTAELPSIRNAVRYIEHLERLGYNANKIQIVLNRHSKRGPLADDRIEKALGRRISVRVPNSYNEVIKAINAGAPIPSGKSDFGEAIQLWARNLASNTDDNAMAQSQSGGVMSLFSR
- a CDS encoding pilus assembly protein N-terminal domain-containing protein, giving the protein MAQGAVPPSTQPATAEQQSAAQQATSADNFAGNQVLHILVGHSVVIRTDARLKRVLVGNPAVVTTATTAANELVVTAVASGSSSVVLWQEDNKSRILEVFGDVDVSLLREAVARGFPNEQIQVEAEENRIVLTGTATAVPVADQIAKMAVPFSKEIVNSIRIALPGRQKQILLKVKFAQVDRAKMSSYGFNLFSTGAANTIGVIGTQQFAPPQLVKNDNSGGGTGTGTGVPSSTIGLSDLLNIFIFRPDINLGATIRDLQQRNLLQILAEPNLLAANGEAARFLAGGELPYPVVSGVAGANTVSVQFKPFGVKLEFTGTIQEDNTIRLKVFPEVSSLDFSNAVVINGFTLPAIATRHAETVVDLRDGQSFGIAGLLDQRTVSQYSKVPGIGDIPILGLLFHSKTVSKTNSELVVIVTPSIVDPASAPIEPPQLPKGPTTPLDPKHFDSKIPSGGNR